The proteins below come from a single Candidatus Omnitrophota bacterium genomic window:
- a CDS encoding cyclase family protein, producing MRYIDITRTIEAGMDKYPSDPEVEITEFKSIRRGNSCNLRKLTLSSHAGTHVDVPRHIFDEGQALDDISIGDFICRVAVAPIGRSGDERFLKRMSDDGVRGLLLKSDGKRSGLTAEEAGRLLKYGIRIVGTEGMSIDESADKRHPAHRMLLGRGVIVVEGLTLAKARPGRYTLICLPLKIKDGDGAPVRAVLAYDKSCHI from the coding sequence ATGCGATATATAGATATAACGAGGACGATCGAGGCGGGCATGGATAAATATCCGTCCGATCCCGAAGTGGAGATAACCGAGTTCAAATCGATCAGGAGGGGGAACAGCTGTAATCTCCGTAAGCTGACGCTCTCCAGCCACGCCGGCACACATGTGGATGTGCCGCGCCATATATTCGACGAAGGACAAGCGCTCGACGATATAAGCATAGGCGACTTCATATGCCGCGTTGCCGTGGCCCCCATAGGCAGATCGGGTGACGAAAGATTTTTGAAGAGGATGTCGGATGACGGAGTGCGCGGCCTGCTCCTGAAGAGCGACGGGAAGAGGTCGGGCCTTACGGCGGAAGAGGCGGGGAGATTATTGAAATACGGGATACGTATCGTCGGCACCGAGGGGATGTCCATAGACGAATCGGCCGATAAACGCCACCCGGCGCATCGCATGCTGCTGGGCCGCGGCGTCATAGTGGTAGAAGGGCTGACACTGGCGAAAGCGAGACCGGGCCGCTATACGCTCATATGTCTGCCGCTTAAGATAAAGGACGGAGACGGCGCGCCGGTCCGCGCCGTACTGGCTTATGATAAAAGCTGTCATATTTGA
- a CDS encoding glycosyltransferase translates to MLSGKTIVCYSGTNWGRNWGITQRAMTAFARTNKVIYIEYQPSFAHCWLRGASYIDYSSKGRGVFEKVSDNLTIYHPRPGLPFNNYARAVNVINQRTIAADIRTALAGASARDVILWAFVPYAIDFVNGLDRSFTVYHCAANYPAEKNNALRRRTVMDMESALTGAADLVVAQTRSLLKRFESIGKKTFYLPSAVEARYSAPDGAGASGRSPLLPDNSRPRIGIVGYFDDAFYDTDLLEYLVDARREWSFIFIGPVTGKARSFKKLNGMPNAVFLGYREPQTVPGLLKGMDVGIIPYKVNSFMDEVSPNKFYEYIACGVPVVSTSLPDLKDYGDVIKIAGGKEEFLKHIDYFLSASGKGSLREKAMETAARHSLDGYMERLSAVIEGAMR, encoded by the coding sequence ATGCTTAGCGGCAAGACGATCGTATGTTATTCCGGCACGAACTGGGGCCGCAACTGGGGTATAACGCAGCGGGCGATGACCGCCTTTGCCAGGACGAACAAAGTCATCTACATAGAATATCAGCCCTCGTTCGCGCACTGCTGGCTGCGCGGTGCCTCATACATAGATTACAGCTCGAAAGGGCGGGGCGTCTTCGAGAAGGTGAGCGATAACCTTACCATCTATCACCCGCGGCCGGGTTTGCCGTTCAATAACTACGCGCGAGCCGTAAATGTCATTAACCAGCGTACGATAGCCGCGGATATAAGGACGGCCCTGGCCGGCGCCTCCGCCAGGGATGTCATCCTCTGGGCGTTCGTGCCTTATGCCATAGATTTCGTGAACGGATTGGACAGATCTTTCACCGTATATCATTGCGCGGCAAATTATCCGGCCGAGAAGAATAATGCACTGAGACGGCGCACCGTTATGGATATGGAGAGCGCCTTGACCGGGGCGGCCGATCTCGTCGTGGCTCAGACGCGTTCGCTCCTGAAGAGGTTCGAGTCGATCGGTAAAAAGACGTTCTATCTACCGTCGGCGGTAGAGGCAAGGTACTCCGCCCCCGACGGCGCCGGCGCCTCCGGCCGGAGCCCGCTCCTCCCGGACAACAGCCGTCCCAGGATCGGGATAGTGGGATATTTCGACGACGCGTTCTACGATACGGACCTTTTGGAGTACCTGGTCGACGCGCGGAGAGAATGGTCGTTCATATTCATAGGACCGGTCACCGGGAAGGCGAGGAGCTTTAAAAAGTTGAACGGTATGCCCAATGCGGTATTCCTCGGATACAGGGAGCCTCAGACCGTCCCGGGCCTCCTGAAAGGCATGGACGTCGGGATAATCCCTTACAAAGTGAACAGCTTTATGGATGAGGTCTCGCCCAACAAATTTTATGAGTATATAGCATGCGGCGTGCCGGTCGTATCGACTTCACTGCCGGACCTTAAAGATTACGGCGATGTCATAAAGATCGCCGGGGGGAAAGAGGAATTTTTGAAGCACATCGACTATTTTCTCTCGGCCTCAGGCAAAGGTTCCCTGAGAGAGAAGGCGATGGAGACGGCCGCCCGCCATTCTCTCGACGGTTATATGGAGAGACTGTCGGCCGTAATAGAGGGGGCGATGCGATGA
- a CDS encoding glycosyltransferase — MDSAVKGNGSPLVSVIIPTRNRSSFLERAIESVLAQTYKKIELIVVDDASDDDTAGSVMALREKVPGLVYIRNEKPGGGAASRNTGIRKASGEYIAFLDDDDEWMPGKLNAQVDFFRAHPDIAAVSCYFIIKKDGRTVKVRKQEAISFDDMLWDNFMGSFSFAMVRSSIFGKVGYLSEDLSSCHDWDFWIRVARIYRIGVVPEFLCVYRWHTANISDWTERTLDNYAMVYEKNKDLMSRECRKYHLKKQMIFRSKLKDGRGRRMRDFIMSFKRSGIPFTEEFTFVVKGLLALFFRDLISGHAMRRANGLFQEAEREELADLYAEIHKDRR, encoded by the coding sequence TTGGACAGCGCAGTTAAAGGCAACGGTTCCCCGCTCGTCTCGGTGATCATACCGACCAGGAACAGGTCTTCTTTTCTGGAAAGGGCGATAGAGAGCGTGCTGGCACAGACCTATAAGAAGATAGAGCTCATAGTGGTCGATGACGCATCGGATGATGATACCGCAGGGTCGGTCATGGCCTTAAGGGAGAAGGTCCCGGGGCTCGTATATATAAGGAACGAAAAGCCGGGGGGCGGCGCGGCGTCCAGGAACACAGGCATAAGAAAGGCGTCGGGTGAGTACATCGCCTTCCTGGACGACGATGACGAATGGATGCCGGGCAAGCTTAATGCCCAGGTCGATTTCTTCAGGGCGCACCCGGATATCGCCGCGGTCTCATGCTATTTTATCATCAAAAAGGACGGCCGCACGGTGAAGGTGAGGAAACAGGAGGCGATATCTTTCGACGACATGCTCTGGGACAATTTTATGGGAAGTTTCTCGTTCGCGATGGTGCGCTCATCGATATTCGGGAAGGTCGGATACCTGAGCGAAGACCTTTCGAGCTGCCACGACTGGGATTTCTGGATACGTGTCGCCCGCATATACAGGATAGGCGTCGTGCCCGAATTTTTATGTGTCTACAGGTGGCATACCGCCAATATAAGCGATTGGACGGAGCGGACGCTCGATAACTATGCCATGGTATACGAAAAGAATAAGGACCTCATGAGCCGGGAATGCCGCAAGTACCACCTGAAGAAACAGATGATATTCCGTTCGAAACTTAAGGACGGCCGGGGCCGGAGGATGCGCGACTTCATCATGTCGTTCAAAAGGTCGGGTATCCCTTTCACGGAAGAATTCACGTTCGTGGTGAAAGGGCTCCTGGCATTATTTTTCCGGGACCTCATCTCCGGCCATGCCATGCGCCGGGCTAACGGCCTCTTCCAGGAGGCCGAACGGGAGGAACTGGCGGACCTTTATGCGGAAATACATAAGGATAGACGATAA
- a CDS encoding HAD-IA family hydrolase: MIKAVIFDFDGVIVESVDIKTDAFRELFNIFPDKVDEIVKYHADNGGISRFNKFRYIYEHILRKPLPKELFDRLCDDFARLVKEKVASAPFVRGAEDFIGRNFTKYHFYIVSGTPETELVDIIKLRGMEKYFRGIYGAPRSKAELLRKILADNGFSPEETIFLGDSINDYEAAKKASVPFAARIVGSDDPLSSADVEKKFNDLSDIEAYL; encoded by the coding sequence ATGATAAAAGCTGTCATATTTGATTTTGACGGGGTGATCGTCGAATCCGTCGATATAAAGACCGATGCATTCCGCGAGCTCTTCAACATCTTCCCCGATAAGGTGGATGAGATAGTGAAATACCATGCCGATAACGGGGGTATATCGAGGTTCAACAAGTTCAGGTACATCTATGAGCATATACTGAGGAAGCCGCTCCCGAAGGAGCTCTTCGACAGGTTGTGCGACGACTTTGCCCGGCTTGTCAAGGAGAAGGTGGCCTCGGCGCCTTTCGTGCGCGGGGCAGAAGATTTCATCGGCAGGAATTTCACAAAATATCACTTTTATATAGTGTCCGGGACGCCCGAGACGGAGCTGGTGGATATAATAAAACTGCGGGGTATGGAGAAATATTTCAGGGGCATATATGGCGCGCCCAGGAGCAAGGCAGAACTCCTCAGGAAGATACTGGCGGATAACGGGTTCAGTCCGGAAGAGACGATATTTCTGGGGGATTCCATAAATGATTATGAGGCGGCAAAGAAGGCGTCTGTCCCGTTCGCCGCGCGGATCGTGGGGAGCGATGATCCCCTCTCTTCCGCGGATGTAGAGAAGAAGTTCAACGACCTGTCCGATATAGAGGCGTATCTTTAA
- the asnB gene encoding asparagine synthase (glutamine-hydrolyzing): protein MCGISGIMHLDGRPAIREELSPMNAAMIHRGPDDEGYHLDGSAGISIRRLSILDIEGGHQPIASEDRRYWIVCNGEIYNYVELRSELKSKGHVFTTKTDVETIVHLYEDMGPRCLERLNGMFAFSIWDSREKELFVAVDRLGIKPLYYIRNGAFFSFSSELKSLMTLPFEKEIDRTSYLLYMLLLYVPHPLSMIKGVRRFEPATYMKIGRNGKTVQRSYWDIGDIPPDGAVDEKGLGEKIVGMLSDAVKIQLRSDVPVGTFLSGGIDSSTVVAMISRIGDRDALRTFAVGYEGHYIDERPYAGEVARLFDTRHSELFVTPDVVKRNLGRVIRHMDEPIGDSAAIPTFLLSELAREAGVKVILNGTGGDEVFGGYPRYLTGGPGQAMKDTARPIRDAAISFLHRPMRLSSALRSGKGSLGYLSHIGSMSAVQMDGLLREKASFEDLLDAFEGTMGDRFDSLVSMPRAERLMRFDLKTYLVDDLLFLLDKMTMAHSVEGRVPLLDHRIVELMASIPSRLKLEGGRLKGSMRKALSGVLPESVLDRPKAGFGGPVFFWLSNNILSEAGVFEDDMSQVTEEVFRADKIRTMVRESRQAAGHRQFVYNLAIFEMWYKDVFRGERIGQRS, encoded by the coding sequence ATGTGCGGGATCAGCGGTATAATGCACCTGGACGGCAGGCCGGCGATCAGGGAAGAGCTTTCGCCTATGAATGCGGCCATGATACACCGGGGACCCGATGACGAAGGCTATCATCTGGACGGCAGCGCCGGCATCTCTATCCGCAGGTTGTCTATACTGGATATCGAAGGCGGCCACCAGCCGATCGCCAGCGAAGACAGGCGCTACTGGATCGTCTGTAACGGCGAGATATATAACTACGTGGAACTGAGGAGCGAGCTGAAGTCGAAGGGGCACGTATTTACCACGAAGACGGATGTCGAGACGATAGTCCACCTTTACGAGGATATGGGCCCGCGGTGCCTTGAGCGGCTTAACGGGATGTTCGCCTTCTCGATATGGGACTCGAGGGAAAAGGAACTGTTCGTCGCGGTCGACCGGCTGGGCATAAAGCCGCTTTACTATATAAGGAACGGGGCGTTCTTCTCTTTTTCGTCCGAGCTTAAGTCGCTCATGACGCTCCCGTTCGAAAAGGAGATAGACCGCACAAGCTACCTGCTCTATATGCTGCTCCTTTATGTGCCGCACCCGCTCTCCATGATAAAGGGTGTCCGCAGATTTGAACCGGCTACGTATATGAAGATAGGCCGGAACGGGAAGACCGTCCAGAGGTCTTACTGGGACATAGGCGATATACCGCCCGACGGCGCCGTGGACGAAAAGGGGCTCGGCGAAAAGATCGTCGGCATGCTTTCGGATGCCGTAAAGATCCAGCTCAGGAGCGATGTCCCCGTGGGCACGTTCCTTAGCGGCGGTATAGATTCGAGCACAGTCGTGGCGATGATCTCGCGCATCGGTGACCGTGACGCCCTGAGGACTTTCGCGGTCGGGTACGAGGGCCATTATATAGATGAAAGGCCGTATGCCGGAGAGGTGGCGCGCCTCTTCGATACAAGACACTCCGAACTATTCGTGACTCCGGATGTGGTCAAGAGAAACCTCGGGCGCGTCATCCGGCACATGGATGAGCCTATAGGCGATTCAGCGGCCATACCGACGTTCCTCCTTTCGGAACTTGCGCGCGAGGCCGGCGTAAAGGTCATACTGAACGGGACCGGCGGCGACGAGGTATTTGGCGGGTACCCCAGGTATCTTACGGGCGGACCGGGACAGGCGATGAAAGATACGGCAAGGCCGATAAGGGACGCCGCAATCTCTTTTTTACACAGGCCCATGCGCCTGTCGTCTGCGCTCAGATCCGGGAAAGGGTCGCTCGGTTATCTCTCGCACATAGGCAGCATGTCCGCCGTGCAGATGGACGGTCTCCTGAGAGAGAAGGCGTCGTTCGAAGACCTGCTCGACGCATTCGAAGGGACGATGGGGGATCGTTTCGATTCGCTCGTCTCCATGCCGCGCGCGGAGCGATTGATGAGATTTGACCTGAAGACGTATCTCGTCGATGACCTGCTCTTCCTCCTGGATAAGATGACGATGGCCCATTCCGTGGAGGGCAGGGTGCCGCTTCTGGACCACAGGATAGTGGAACTTATGGCCTCGATACCTTCGCGTTTAAAATTGGAGGGCGGACGGCTGAAGGGGTCCATGAGGAAAGCCCTGTCCGGCGTACTGCCTGAGAGCGTCCTCGACAGGCCGAAGGCGGGGTTCGGCGGACCGGTATTCTTCTGGCTTTCCAATAACATATTGTCCGAGGCGGGCGTCTTCGAAGATGATATGTCTCAGGTGACGGAAGAGGTCTTCCGCGCGGATAAGATAAGGACGATGGTAAGGGAGAGCAGACAGGCTGCCGGCCACAGGCAATTCGTTTACAACCTGGCAATATTCGAAATGTGGTACAAAGATGTCTTCAGAGGAGAGAGAATTGGACAGCGCAGTTAA
- a CDS encoding phosphoglycerate dehydrogenase translates to MKERIAITLTSFAEYDTRPMDTLKKRGLDIVSNAHRRTLAKGEIPELCAGCAGIIAGTEPYDSRTLAALSGLKVISRCGAGTDNVDLDAAGKMGIKVFNTPDGPTEAVAELTVGLIFSLARHIARSDRDIRNGVWNKRMGGLINGKKAGIVGFGRIGRRVAEILRALGAEVVFYDPLKAAEKAKGLSGVRLEELLKGSDIVTLHIPYTKDNHHVFSSKELSLMKEGAVLINASRGGIVDEEALYGALKSGRLSGAAVDVFEKEPYSGPLKELDNVVLTPHIGSYARESRVSMELEAANNLIKGLGGR, encoded by the coding sequence ATGAAGGAAAGAATAGCCATAACTTTGACCTCGTTCGCCGAATACGATACGCGTCCTATGGATACGCTGAAGAAGAGAGGCCTGGATATCGTAAGTAACGCTCATCGCCGCACTCTCGCAAAGGGGGAGATACCGGAGTTGTGCGCAGGCTGCGCCGGCATAATCGCCGGTACAGAACCGTATGACAGCCGGACGCTCGCGGCCCTGTCCGGCCTGAAGGTGATATCGCGGTGCGGCGCGGGTACGGATAACGTGGACCTGGATGCCGCCGGGAAGATGGGGATAAAGGTCTTCAATACGCCCGACGGCCCCACAGAGGCGGTCGCCGAGCTCACCGTCGGCCTGATCTTTTCGCTCGCCCGTCATATAGCGCGCTCGGACCGTGATATAAGAAATGGCGTGTGGAATAAGCGGATGGGGGGCCTGATAAACGGGAAGAAGGCCGGCATCGTCGGATTCGGCAGGATAGGCCGGAGGGTGGCGGAGATATTGCGCGCCCTGGGCGCCGAAGTCGTCTTTTATGATCCGCTCAAGGCCGCAGAAAAGGCGAAAGGCCTTTCAGGCGTCCGGCTGGAGGAACTACTTAAAGGATCGGATATCGTCACACTGCATATACCGTATACAAAGGATAACCATCATGTCTTTTCTTCAAAAGAGCTCTCCCTGATGAAAGAAGGCGCCGTGCTGATCAACGCCTCCCGCGGGGGCATAGTGGACGAAGAGGCGCTTTACGGGGCATTGAAGAGCGGGCGGCTTTCAGGCGCCGCGGTCGATGTCTTTGAGAAGGAGCCTTACAGCGGGCCGTTGAAGGAGCTGGATAATGTAGTGCTTACCCCGCACATAGGGTCATACGCTAGGGAATCGAGGGTCTCTATGGAACTCGAAGCGGCAAATAACCTGATAAAAGGGCTCGGCGGTAGATGA
- a CDS encoding heparinase II/III-family protein yields the protein MISLEDRNFVKHLASPAFFAGAASHLIGTVCHKVFRETKGDGAIYIKVPEGGRGISYDKGFLSIFASQPGLCQPGTAETPFAFPVPAELATHTAFYGGVPDWSERFDDEEDTFALNRWGWLLMLGAEKPSSGMKTFGVEVMRDWSLKMGHRKESPAWESYSVAERIVNCILFLYSQRGLPPALPEELGLLEDDIMEMGRFLLARLEFKGTLTNNHILNDARALYILGAISGWREGADMGRRIFIEETPRMITQSGFLREGSSSYHVLLLRTYLEVLWAAGRSGDDEFAERLRPTAEAMIRAAWFFIVDENSQRSEDLPLIGDVSPDFPPRWLEKICLSRPALRMYAPAVQKADLATGWNGLWQADAEWAHPVRSAEPEEGARIFHDSGWFRIGSGDIVLLSYVCPYGTLPAFSHLHNDLLSFVLYWKGRKVFTDAGRFSYKDEPLGLYGKSAASHNTYMVDGLEPYPVPRTIYPAGYKNARSDVEYRREGDENILKMSHTGFCRIDPSIVASREFRLTDKALVIKDSVRGSGIHTVTTFFHIADGIETAGRAAGAAPLDLALMDDRGIVRMRSSDAAEERGIRKISGKDAPGPAGWYFPGYGARKAIDTVVIEERSSLPYLAEYRLTFEGK from the coding sequence ATGATATCTTTAGAAGACCGTAATTTCGTGAAGCACCTGGCATCGCCCGCCTTTTTTGCGGGCGCCGCTTCCCATCTGATCGGGACCGTATGCCATAAGGTATTTCGGGAGACGAAGGGTGATGGGGCCATATATATAAAGGTCCCAGAAGGTGGGCGCGGCATATCTTATGATAAAGGCTTCTTGAGCATCTTCGCCTCTCAGCCGGGCCTGTGTCAGCCGGGGACGGCTGAAACGCCGTTCGCATTTCCTGTCCCGGCCGAGCTTGCCACACACACCGCCTTTTACGGAGGTGTCCCCGACTGGTCGGAACGTTTCGACGACGAGGAAGATACTTTCGCCCTGAACAGGTGGGGATGGCTCCTTATGCTCGGAGCGGAAAAGCCGTCCTCAGGCATGAAGACCTTCGGCGTGGAAGTCATGAGAGACTGGTCCCTTAAGATGGGCCATCGCAAAGAGAGCCCTGCGTGGGAGAGTTATTCCGTGGCCGAGCGCATAGTGAACTGCATCTTGTTCCTGTATAGCCAGCGCGGTTTGCCTCCCGCCTTACCGGAAGAGCTCGGCCTCCTTGAGGATGATATCATGGAGATGGGCCGTTTCCTCCTGGCCCGCCTGGAATTTAAGGGGACCCTTACCAATAACCATATTTTAAACGACGCGAGGGCGCTCTATATCCTCGGCGCGATATCCGGCTGGAGAGAAGGAGCCGATATGGGCCGGCGCATATTTATCGAAGAGACGCCGCGTATGATAACGCAGTCCGGTTTCCTGAGAGAGGGGTCTTCGAGCTATCACGTGCTCTTATTGAGGACATATCTCGAAGTGCTTTGGGCGGCGGGCCGCTCAGGAGACGATGAGTTTGCCGAACGGTTAAGGCCGACGGCCGAAGCGATGATACGCGCAGCGTGGTTCTTCATCGTTGATGAGAATTCGCAAAGATCCGAAGACCTGCCGCTCATCGGCGACGTCTCGCCCGACTTCCCGCCGCGCTGGCTCGAGAAGATATGCCTTTCCCGGCCCGCATTGAGGATGTATGCGCCTGCCGTACAGAAGGCCGACCTGGCCACGGGATGGAACGGGCTGTGGCAGGCCGATGCGGAATGGGCACATCCCGTACGGTCGGCCGAACCCGAAGAGGGGGCGAGGATATTTCATGATAGCGGATGGTTCAGGATAGGATCCGGGGATATCGTCCTCCTGTCCTATGTCTGTCCTTACGGGACCCTGCCCGCCTTTTCCCATCTCCACAACGATCTCCTCTCCTTCGTATTATACTGGAAAGGACGGAAGGTCTTTACGGATGCGGGGCGGTTCAGTTATAAGGATGAGCCGCTCGGCCTTTACGGGAAGAGCGCCGCTTCGCACAATACATATATGGTAGACGGTCTTGAGCCGTATCCTGTGCCGCGTACTATATATCCCGCTGGGTACAAGAACGCCAGGTCGGATGTCGAATACAGGAGAGAAGGCGATGAAAATATACTTAAGATGTCACATACCGGGTTCTGCAGGATAGACCCGTCCATCGTCGCCTCAAGGGAATTCCGTCTCACCGATAAGGCGCTTGTGATAAAGGATTCGGTCCGGGGTTCGGGCATCCACACCGTCACAACATTTTTTCATATAGCGGACGGGATAGAGACGGCAGGGCGCGCGGCCGGAGCTGCCCCTCTCGATCTTGCGCTCATGGACGACAGAGGCATAGTGCGGATGCGGTCGTCGGATGCGGCAGAGGAGAGGGGCATAAGAAAGATCTCCGGCAAGGACGCCCCCGGGCCGGCCGGCTGGTACTTCCCGGGATACGGGGCCAGGAAGGCTATAGATACGGTCGTGATAGAGGAGAGGTCATCTCTGCCTTATCTGGCAGAGTATCGTCTCACTTTCGAGGGTAAATAG
- a CDS encoding methyltransferase domain-containing protein — protein MTDNKTLLSRLKLLRCPACKAGALDIAGGTEAVRPLHCRACGKDFAPDKGYYGLLGTTEVSGPKGRIQRFWGDTCREWYSGLDEVLTADILEKHLAELTKMFVYRKHCAVTEMAPEGLAGADILEIGSGPGAHSALFKKRGANVTAIDITEERVLSTGKKLALVKEGTGFSVLADAENLPFRDDSFDIVYSNGVLHHSEDTAGCVSEVYRVLKPGGKAVIMLYCRDSLLYWMNLLPKTLINGSIFRMPEPERLGYITEGRPGTGARNPITRVYSKRELEALFGKFRIISLRKSGFALAHIPGGGYLRSAIRRLSGEKPYEGGVIVYGAPFYAETGPELALGRYIGFSWNVVAAKAS, from the coding sequence ATGACGGATAACAAAACTCTCTTATCGCGCCTTAAGTTACTCCGGTGCCCGGCATGCAAGGCCGGCGCGCTCGATATTGCCGGCGGTACGGAGGCAGTCCGTCCGCTGCATTGCCGCGCATGCGGTAAAGATTTCGCGCCGGATAAAGGGTATTATGGTCTATTGGGGACGACGGAGGTATCCGGGCCTAAAGGCAGGATACAGAGATTCTGGGGAGATACCTGCAGGGAGTGGTATTCCGGTCTCGATGAGGTATTGACCGCCGACATCCTGGAGAAGCACCTGGCCGAATTGACAAAGATGTTCGTCTACAGGAAACATTGCGCCGTGACAGAGATGGCCCCGGAGGGCCTTGCCGGCGCCGATATACTTGAGATAGGTTCCGGCCCCGGCGCACATTCGGCGCTCTTCAAGAAGCGCGGCGCGAACGTTACGGCGATCGATATAACGGAAGAGAGGGTGCTGTCGACCGGGAAGAAACTGGCCCTGGTGAAAGAGGGTACCGGGTTCTCGGTCCTTGCAGATGCCGAAAACCTTCCTTTCCGCGACGACTCTTTCGATATCGTATACTCGAATGGCGTACTCCACCATTCCGAGGATACCGCAGGATGCGTCTCCGAGGTCTACAGGGTGCTGAAGCCCGGCGGGAAAGCGGTGATAATGCTCTATTGTAGGGACTCCCTGCTTTACTGGATGAACCTCCTGCCGAAGACCCTGATCAACGGCAGCATATTCAGGATGCCCGAGCCCGAGCGGCTGGGATATATCACGGAAGGCAGGCCGGGTACGGGCGCCAGGAACCCGATCACAAGGGTATATTCGAAGAGAGAGCTCGAGGCGCTCTTCGGCAAGTTTCGCATAATATCGCTCAGGAAGAGCGGCTTTGCTTTAGCGCATATACCGGGCGGAGGATATCTCCGGTCTGCCATAAGGAGGCTTTCCGGGGAGAAGCCCTACGAGGGCGGGGTCATCGTATACGGCGCTCCGTTTTACGCCGAGACGGGACCCGAGCTTGCGCTGGGCCGTTATATCGGATTTTCGTGGAATGTGGTTGCCGCGAAAGCGTCATAG
- a CDS encoding polysaccharide deacetylase family protein → MIAKDLKDVPLKKRWRISIGDLFYNPKKVAAGSGAGFRAFVYHSVTARPVDNEWAEETISKEAFDWQMGYLTDHKYNVISAGEAVRYLTLGKTMPPRAVVITFDDGYRDNYTNAFPVLKKYNFPATVFLTADFLRDRSADERALSISEVKDMKRSGIIDFGCHGMTHRALTQLDEARLEEEITGSRKRLADILGEAPGLFAYPFGHVGSYNKGVIEKVKAAGFSGAYTAIFGSNSVGLDPFLMRRNRISWLDTRDEFAKHLAGAYDWYALYQRFGAKRYHFDGGRRGE, encoded by the coding sequence ATGATAGCTAAGGACCTGAAGGATGTACCCCTGAAGAAACGCTGGCGGATCTCTATCGGCGACCTCTTCTATAACCCGAAGAAGGTTGCGGCCGGCAGCGGGGCCGGGTTCAGGGCATTCGTCTACCATTCGGTCACCGCCAGGCCCGTCGATAACGAATGGGCCGAAGAGACGATCTCAAAAGAGGCCTTCGATTGGCAGATGGGATATCTTACCGACCATAAATATAATGTGATAAGCGCCGGAGAGGCGGTCCGCTATCTTACGCTGGGAAAGACCATGCCGCCCCGCGCCGTAGTGATAACGTTCGACGACGGGTACAGGGACAACTACACGAATGCGTTCCCGGTGCTGAAAAAATACAATTTTCCCGCAACCGTCTTTCTCACTGCCGATTTTCTGCGTGACAGGTCCGCCGACGAACGCGCATTATCCATTTCCGAGGTTAAAGATATGAAGCGTTCCGGCATAATAGATTTCGGGTGCCACGGCATGACCCACAGGGCGCTTACGCAGCTCGACGAAGCCCGGCTGGAAGAGGAGATAACGGGCTCCAGGAAGCGCCTGGCAGATATATTGGGCGAGGCCCCCGGGCTCTTCGCCTATCCCTTCGGCCACGTCGGGAGCTACAACAAAGGCGTAATAGAGAAGGTGAAGGCAGCAGGGTTCTCCGGGGCATATACGGCGATCTTTGGCAGTAACTCCGTGGGCCTGGACCCGTTCCTGATGCGCAGGAACCGCATCTCATGGCTCGATACGAGAGATGAATTTGCGAAGCACCTCGCCGGCGCCTATGACTGGTACGCGCTGTACCAGCGCTTTGGCGCCAAGAGATACCACTTCGACGGAGGGCGGCGTGGGGAGTGA